From a single Scylla paramamosain isolate STU-SP2022 chromosome 28, ASM3559412v1, whole genome shotgun sequence genomic region:
- the LOC135114833 gene encoding uncharacterized protein LOC135114833: protein MEGRTSTQATSGDQAFNANMRPEPDTKSKSALILEDIAEMDKAVFACGEDNNHSTALASDAPSPVQLMQDSGVSCHLCKKMYKNKGSLATHLRVKHKMSGNTRAKMPCLEVGCDYRGNRIARLITHLIQEHKMKFHCEKVTFQKKEDFWKWRKEAEERCRSSYCAETSAKTMVSGDVKFFLRCRRSGYVKCHSRGTLARGVRKGSVKINAVCTSFMEVTFGMEGGATVHFCRTHYGHADDGQHLRMNAEERETIRQLILEGQTASSIITTMKTKMPQHRHHLLKYANIRNISIRQNFQTHGKGLAEGDQDQEAFPDVVMSEADQNSPTLQVEKEVEVEAIDRESPDTPEILDHIQACSLERLQAEVKTKVEKVLHLSSTVTSEDTLKYVSENLDFLIDMLESCKDIEVIPDSSEPSEDTGQNVVLHKDIDGNTHLLLCSSKSIDDLMCKKKDAV, encoded by the exons ATGGAGGGCAGGACAAGCACCCAGGCAACCAGTGGTGACCAGGCGTTCAATGCCAACATGCGTCCAGAGCCTGATACCAAGAGCAAGTCTGCTTTGATACTGGAGGACATAGCTGAGATGGACAAGGCAGTGTTCGCATGTGGGGAGGACAACAACCACAGCACTGCACTAGCGAGCGACGCACCATCTCCAGTACAGCTGATGCAGGATAGTGGGGTGTCCTGTCACTTGTGCAAGAAGATGTACAAGAATAAAGGCAGCCTGGCCACACACCTGAGAGTCAAGCACAAGATGAGTGGCAACACCCGGGCCAAGATGCCGTGTCTGGAGGTTGGGTGTGACTACCGGGGGAACCGCATTGCCCGCCTCATCACCCACCTCATCCAGGAGCACAAGATGAAGTTTCATTGTGAGAAAGTAACGTTCCAGAAGAAAGAGG ATTTTTGGAAGTGgcggaaggaggcggaggagagatGCCGCTCCTCATACTGTGCCGAGACCTCTGCCAAAACAATGGTGTCCGGTGACGTCAAGTTCTTCCTGCGGTGTCGGCGCAGTGGCTATGTGAAGTGCCACTCGAGGGGAACCCTGGCACGGGGAGTCCGAAAGGGGAGTGTCAAGATCAACGCTGTGTGCACATCCTTCATGGAGGTGACCTTTGGCATGGAGGGGGGCGCCACAGTCCACTTCTGCAGGACACATTACGGCCATGCAGATGATGGCCAGCACTTACGGATGAACGCTGAGGAACGAGAGACCATCCGGCAGTTAATCCTGGAGGGGCAGACCGCGTCATCCATAATCACCACCATGAAGACAAAAATGccacagcaccgccaccacctcctcaaGTACGCCAATATCCGTAACATATCCATCCGGCAGAACTTCCAGACTCATGGTAAGGGGTTGGCAGAGGGTGACCAAGACCAGGAAGCATTTCCGGATGTAGTCATGAGTGAAGCAGATCAGAACTCCCCCACCTTGCaagtggagaaagaggtggaggtggaggcaatAGATAGAGAGTCCCCTGATACTCCAGAGATTTTAGATCACATCCAGGCATGCAGTTTGGAAAGGCTTCAAGCGGAGGTGAAGACGAAGGTTGAGAAAGTTTTGCACCTATCTTCCACTGTGACATCGGAGGATACTCTCAAGTATGTCAGTGAAAATCTCGACTTCCTGATTGACATGCTGGAAAGTTGTAAAGACATTGAGGTGATTCCTGACTCCAGCGAGCCATCAGAGGACACTGGGCAGAATGTGGTGCTGCATAAGGATATTGATGGAAACACACACCTGCTCCTTTGCTCATCCAAGAGTATTGATGACCTGatgtgtaaaaagaaagatGCAGTGTGA